From Chroogloeocystis siderophila 5.2 s.c.1, the proteins below share one genomic window:
- a CDS encoding TMEM165/GDT1 family protein, whose amino-acid sequence MLTAFTAGLLLITVSELGDKTFFIAVILAMRHPRYLVFAGVVAALAAMTLLSVAIGQILAFLPRFYIHYAAIGLFVLFGIKLLYEASQMTDAAGDEIVEEAEEAVEIGEKNLKGRHQSLPILFESFTLTFLAEWGDRTQIATVTLAATYNAIGVTLGAISGHAICTAIAVMGGCLIAGKVSERLLTAIGGLLFLIFAVVAIWEGT is encoded by the coding sequence GCGACAAGACTTTCTTTATCGCCGTTATTCTGGCAATGCGTCATCCACGTTATCTAGTATTTGCTGGGGTGGTTGCTGCGTTGGCTGCTATGACACTGTTGTCGGTAGCAATTGGACAAATCCTTGCGTTTCTTCCCAGATTTTACATTCATTATGCCGCCATTGGCTTATTTGTACTATTTGGCATCAAGCTGCTGTATGAGGCGAGTCAGATGACAGATGCGGCTGGCGACGAGATTGTGGAGGAAGCCGAGGAAGCTGTTGAGATAGGCGAAAAGAACCTTAAGGGTCGTCATCAGAGTTTACCAATCCTGTTTGAAAGTTTCACTTTGACCTTTCTAGCAGAGTGGGGCGATCGCACGCAAATTGCAACTGTTACGCTGGCGGCTACCTATAATGCAATCGGAGTAACACTGGGGGCGATCTCAGGACACGCTATCTGTACAGCAATTGCAGTGATGGGTGGTTGTCTAATCGCAGGTAAGGTGTCTGAACGTTTGCTGACAGCGATCGGTGGGTTGCTGTTTCTCATTTTTGCAGTTGTGGCAATTTGGGAGGGTACTTAA